The Nitrospira sp. genome includes a window with the following:
- a CDS encoding putative sugar O-methyltransferase has translation MSLFRVTGTLNGILSPLDLAVVRRSHFKEIFEDPVEKYKGWCSKGHVSANALEYLRHDNPRLLEYRKRYEGHPAASHSIWKPEYLQTDLSMGSFRDDNVYLWQSRRTGHDLLVAYAFTTYYVKEIDTLGLLDRLDEDGSFGVLTFTMDHGKTVSRDLLDSVLEINFLERHLQVSRRSSMRILDIGAGYGRLAHRLVKGLPNLEQILCTDAVPESSFLCEYYLHYRDVSGKAKTIPLDAVQTSFEHHDIDIVTNIHSFQECTMESITWWLNAISRCQAKYFMLAHYDDELFSREQDHSQQNFRPLLEKHGFHLIAKEPVYAPGTLAGLYGLYPKRWHYLFESNSRKEF, from the coding sequence ATGAGCCTCTTTCGTGTGACGGGAACACTCAATGGTATCTTAAGCCCTCTGGACCTTGCTGTCGTTCGACGAAGTCACTTCAAAGAGATCTTTGAGGATCCCGTTGAGAAATATAAAGGCTGGTGCAGCAAAGGCCATGTATCAGCCAACGCCTTAGAATATCTCCGTCACGATAATCCTCGACTGTTGGAATACAGGAAGCGATATGAAGGGCATCCCGCAGCGTCTCATTCAATATGGAAGCCAGAATACCTTCAAACTGACTTGAGCATGGGTTCTTTCCGTGACGATAATGTGTATTTGTGGCAAAGCAGACGAACCGGGCACGATCTCTTGGTCGCCTATGCATTCACAACCTACTACGTGAAGGAGATCGACACCCTCGGCCTCCTCGACCGATTGGATGAGGACGGATCATTTGGGGTATTAACCTTCACCATGGACCACGGAAAAACTGTGAGCAGAGACCTGCTGGACTCCGTGCTCGAGATTAACTTCCTGGAACGCCATCTCCAGGTATCACGGAGGTCGTCGATGCGAATCCTTGATATTGGGGCAGGCTATGGCCGACTGGCACATCGGCTGGTGAAGGGCTTGCCAAATCTGGAACAGATTCTATGCACCGATGCTGTTCCGGAATCGAGTTTCCTCTGTGAATACTACCTTCACTACAGAGACGTGTCGGGTAAAGCGAAAACCATACCATTAGATGCGGTCCAAACCAGTTTTGAACATCATGACATCGATATCGTGACCAATATTCATAGTTTTCAGGAGTGCACCATGGAGTCGATCACCTGGTGGCTCAATGCGATTTCACGATGTCAGGCCAAATACTTCATGCTGGCCCATTATGACGATGAGTTGTTCTCGCGCGAACAGGATCATTCCCAACAAAACTTTCGCCCTCTCTTGGAAAAGCACGGGTTCCATCTGATTGCGAAAGAACCTGTCTATGCTCCAGGCACATTGGCAGGACTCTATGGTCTGTACCCAAAACGGTGGCACTACCTGTTTGAGTCTAATTCGCGAAAGGAGTTCTGA
- a CDS encoding PilZ domain-containing protein: MGFNRKHSRVDMGRPGRLQRGALSAACKVIDVSESGVRLESRLFVKKGEVLQLLIELPGGKTLTCELEVIHVRAPKLGARIMAISAEDRERLVHILDDHIQSSFSRG, encoded by the coding sequence ATGGGGTTCAACCGGAAACATTCGCGTGTGGATATGGGCCGTCCCGGTCGGTTACAACGTGGGGCGCTTTCGGCAGCCTGTAAGGTCATCGATGTGAGCGAGTCGGGAGTTCGGCTCGAGAGCCGGCTGTTCGTCAAGAAAGGCGAGGTGTTGCAGCTCCTCATTGAGCTTCCTGGCGGAAAAACCTTAACGTGTGAGTTGGAGGTCATCCATGTGCGGGCTCCTAAATTGGGGGCACGGATCATGGCGATCAGCGCGGAGGACCGCGAACGATTGGTCCATATTCTTGACGATCACATCCAGAGCAGTTTTTCTCGAGGCTAA
- a CDS encoding SCP2 sterol-binding domain-containing protein → MNAKTIREVLDTLPSKLDKDVAEDVEAVYQFDLKGPQGGQYHLLVQNGTCVVKDGVHSDPHVTLSMAGEDCIRILNGQLSSMTMAMSGRLQIAGDIGLAMQLKSLFPNIVEP, encoded by the coding sequence ATGAACGCGAAAACTATTCGAGAAGTGCTCGACACTCTTCCATCAAAACTGGACAAAGATGTCGCGGAGGATGTCGAGGCCGTGTACCAGTTTGATCTCAAAGGGCCTCAAGGCGGGCAATATCATTTGCTGGTCCAGAACGGAACCTGCGTGGTGAAGGATGGAGTGCACAGCGATCCACATGTGACTCTGTCGATGGCTGGGGAAGATTGCATTCGAATCCTCAATGGGCAGTTGAGTAGCATGACCATGGCCATGTCTGGGCGTTTGCAGATCGCGGGGGACATTGGGTTGGCCATGCAGCTGAAGTCCTTGTTTCCCAATATAGTGGAACCGTAA
- a CDS encoding polyprenyl synthetase family protein — translation MNIAEYLEHKRIEVDRFLDFVAPPAVVPPTALHESLRYSLMAGGKRVRPILTIAAAEALAQTPPGLMAVACSLELIHTYSLIHDDLPSMDNDDFRRGKPTNHKVYGEAMAILAGDALLTMAFDLVSRPDLMKGCDPVRQVRIIQELAFGSGNMGMVGGQVFDIQAENKDIDLPTLQNIHKHKTGMLIRAAVRMGAIAAGANDRQLDDMTGYAEDIGLAFQIADDVLNVTGTREELGKNPNTDAERGKKTYPTFYGVDGAKKLADDCVTRAISRLSSFGPSADPLREIARYITSRKN, via the coding sequence ATGAATATTGCCGAGTATCTGGAACATAAACGAATTGAGGTTGACCGCTTTCTCGACTTCGTGGCTCCACCGGCCGTCGTGCCGCCGACGGCGCTGCATGAGAGCCTACGTTATAGCTTGATGGCGGGCGGGAAGCGGGTACGCCCGATCCTGACGATCGCAGCGGCAGAAGCCCTTGCTCAGACGCCTCCCGGCCTCATGGCAGTTGCCTGCTCGCTGGAACTCATCCATACCTATTCCCTAATTCACGACGATCTCCCATCGATGGACAACGATGACTTTCGCCGTGGAAAGCCCACAAACCATAAAGTCTATGGCGAAGCCATGGCCATCCTTGCGGGAGACGCGTTGCTCACCATGGCGTTCGACCTGGTCAGCAGGCCGGACCTCATGAAAGGCTGCGATCCTGTGCGGCAGGTCCGTATCATCCAAGAGTTGGCCTTTGGGTCCGGCAATATGGGCATGGTGGGCGGTCAGGTGTTCGACATCCAAGCTGAAAACAAGGATATCGATCTTCCGACCCTGCAGAACATTCACAAGCACAAGACCGGCATGCTCATTCGTGCCGCGGTCCGCATGGGTGCGATTGCGGCCGGAGCGAACGACCGTCAACTTGACGACATGACCGGCTATGCCGAAGATATCGGCCTTGCCTTCCAGATCGCGGATGATGTGTTGAACGTGACAGGGACGCGCGAAGAGCTTGGCAAGAATCCCAACACCGACGCTGAGCGTGGAAAGAAAACCTATCCGACGTTCTATGGCGTGGACGGGGCGAAGAAACTGGCTGATGACTGTGTCACCCGTGCCATTAGCCGCCTCTCCTCCTTTGGCCCTTCTGCCGATCCGTTGCGTGAGATCGCACGGTATATCACAAGTCGCAAAAACTGA
- a CDS encoding DUF2914 domain-containing protein — protein MPAVFFLGGVGYDTVTLSRIDRLLDNLLLLLYLVLLGALIVLTGRLGIESPPEREALVSGSKFTRWAWESRPYYPMASQFLLGGLFSAYAIFYSQSATFTTTAIFFAVLIALFVTNEFLRDRLSNLRILVSLYAVVSFAFFTFFVPVITGFMNAVIFLLGALLSLGVTLYLVQLVYRHGPDSSGRQPLAVMAPAIVLIAMLVGFYFMNWIPPVPLSLKFGGVYHEIKRTGDRFELVFEKQWYQFWKRADTTFPTDEPVYCFTAVFAPVDLNTTIYHHWRYRSNDTKPFIHADRIPIRISGGREGGYRAYSLKQRLDPGDWRVDVETEDGRIIGRVAVTVVSKTEEQPRLVTVTY, from the coding sequence ATGCCGGCAGTATTCTTTCTCGGCGGTGTGGGCTACGACACCGTGACGCTGTCGCGAATCGATCGGCTTTTGGATAATCTGCTTCTGTTGCTCTACTTAGTTTTGCTGGGAGCGCTGATCGTCTTGACTGGGCGTTTGGGGATCGAATCCCCGCCTGAGCGTGAAGCGCTCGTTTCAGGCTCCAAATTTACGCGATGGGCCTGGGAAAGCCGTCCCTACTATCCGATGGCCAGTCAGTTCCTTCTCGGTGGCCTTTTCAGCGCCTACGCAATTTTCTATTCCCAAAGCGCCACGTTCACCACGACGGCGATCTTCTTTGCCGTGCTCATTGCGCTCTTCGTGACCAACGAGTTTTTGCGCGATCGATTGTCCAATCTTCGAATACTGGTCAGTCTGTACGCGGTGGTCAGTTTCGCGTTTTTTACCTTTTTTGTGCCGGTCATCACCGGGTTCATGAATGCGGTGATCTTCTTGCTCGGCGCTCTCTTGAGTCTGGGCGTGACGCTGTATCTGGTTCAACTGGTCTACCGTCATGGTCCGGATTCATCAGGACGGCAACCACTCGCGGTGATGGCTCCCGCTATCGTGCTCATCGCGATGCTGGTCGGATTCTACTTCATGAATTGGATTCCGCCGGTGCCGCTATCGCTCAAGTTCGGCGGGGTCTATCATGAGATCAAGCGGACGGGTGACCGGTTCGAGTTAGTCTTTGAGAAGCAGTGGTATCAATTTTGGAAACGTGCCGACACGACCTTCCCGACGGATGAACCGGTCTATTGCTTTACGGCGGTATTTGCTCCGGTTGATCTCAACACAACCATCTACCATCACTGGCGCTATCGGTCGAATGATACGAAGCCTTTCATACATGCCGACCGGATTCCCATCAGAATTTCAGGGGGGCGCGAGGGTGGATATCGAGCCTACAGCCTCAAACAGCGCCTTGATCCGGGCGACTGGCGTGTCGATGTCGAGACTGAAGATGGGCGGATCATCGGACGGGTGGCGGTGACGGTCGTGAGCAAAACGGAAGAGCAGCCCAGGCTGGTGACGGTGACCTATTAG
- a CDS encoding carotenoid biosynthesis protein, translated as MEAVTLFLKTIVLRPYVFIFLAAFLFSAIKLIGWPRTWRFWLISWITAFICEFSSTRTGVPFGWYFYNGSTVGQELYVFDVPFMDSLSFSFLLFAAYSVALGLVLPVDSSSTSARRFPRPLRFDLVARTSWAVYGLTAFLFAFIDMVIDPVALRGDRWFLGKIYYYPDPGWHFGVPMANYIGWTVVGLIALALYFLIDRRLAPLSLAQPITPRLLLGIGLYYGVLVFNLAMTFWISEWFMGLSGLLMHLPLVVVLIVRLAGSPRFYPPT; from the coding sequence ATGGAAGCTGTTACACTTTTCCTCAAGACGATCGTCCTCCGGCCCTATGTTTTTATCTTCCTTGCCGCGTTTCTCTTTTCCGCCATCAAACTGATCGGGTGGCCACGCACATGGCGGTTCTGGCTCATCAGCTGGATCACGGCATTCATCTGCGAATTCTCGTCCACGAGAACCGGCGTCCCCTTCGGCTGGTACTTCTACAATGGTTCCACGGTCGGTCAGGAGCTCTATGTGTTCGACGTGCCGTTTATGGATTCCCTCTCCTTCAGTTTTCTACTTTTCGCTGCGTACTCTGTAGCCCTTGGACTCGTGCTTCCGGTTGACTCGTCTTCGACCAGCGCGAGGCGCTTTCCAAGGCCATTACGGTTCGACCTAGTTGCCCGAACCAGCTGGGCGGTCTATGGATTGACCGCGTTTCTCTTTGCCTTCATCGATATGGTGATTGATCCAGTGGCCTTGCGCGGCGACCGGTGGTTCTTGGGCAAAATCTACTACTATCCCGATCCAGGCTGGCACTTCGGTGTTCCGATGGCCAACTATATCGGCTGGACCGTGGTTGGGCTGATTGCCCTTGCCCTGTATTTCTTGATTGATCGTCGTCTTGCTCCCCTCTCACTTGCGCAACCGATCACCCCACGGCTTTTGCTCGGCATCGGACTCTACTACGGAGTGTTGGTCTTCAACCTCGCGATGACCTTCTGGATTAGTGAATGGTTCATGGGCCTGAGCGGCCTGCTGATGCACCTACCCTTGGTCGTTGTTCTCATCGTTCGCCTTGCCGGTTCACCACGGTTCTACCCGCCCACCTGA
- a CDS encoding zinc-dependent metalloprotease, with the protein MSDVGICASPQSETPLLIEAPSDIPPAIAQAFPSPQMAKRWVRKHRTMALNPVALEALHSSRKENKATVTLDLFETVTQTLELDEPEVQGNKAKVWRGRLRGDQNSDVTLAVRGKKMAGTIVSGDRLYKIEPTEDNRHRLVEIDDDAMRPDHHPLVVPDDGTPADPPDPEPELQQPDASVAASTDSVTTAAATSTNTIVDLLVVYTSMARAKQGGQAAMNALIALGVDLANQAYSNSRIAMRLRLVRAAEVAYTETGNISTDLSRLQRTTDGFMDSIHQLRNQYKADLVALIVDNGGAYCGIAYVMANGPRASFANYAFSVTDRDCVANNTLTHELGHNMGNAHDRASGGTGVYPYSYGYRDTVGKFRTIMAYPCPTGSCPRVKYFSNPKIKINGRPAGIDHRINPTNSADIARSMNEVRNTIAAWRAGGTTSATTFADPLKSSRPNLRGDSLDDVDESDDDSDGDALDKARTDSQGKSHGTIRTPFP; encoded by the coding sequence ATGTCCGATGTCGGAATCTGCGCCTCGCCGCAGTCCGAAACACCACTCCTTATTGAAGCCCCGAGCGACATTCCTCCTGCCATTGCCCAAGCCTTTCCGTCACCTCAGATGGCCAAGCGATGGGTGCGAAAGCATCGAACCATGGCCCTCAACCCGGTCGCGCTTGAGGCCTTACACTCCTCTCGCAAAGAAAATAAGGCTACCGTCACGCTGGACCTCTTCGAGACCGTGACACAGACGCTCGAACTCGATGAACCGGAAGTCCAGGGCAACAAGGCAAAGGTATGGCGTGGACGGCTACGCGGTGACCAGAACAGCGATGTCACCTTGGCTGTGCGCGGCAAGAAAATGGCTGGGACGATCGTCTCGGGCGACCGACTCTACAAAATCGAGCCGACTGAGGACAACCGTCATCGCCTCGTTGAAATTGACGACGACGCCATGCGTCCGGATCACCATCCACTCGTGGTACCCGATGATGGAACTCCTGCAGATCCGCCGGATCCAGAACCGGAGCTCCAGCAGCCTGATGCCAGTGTGGCCGCCTCAACTGATAGCGTGACCACAGCGGCAGCGACGAGCACAAATACCATCGTTGATCTGCTCGTCGTCTACACCTCCATGGCGCGCGCGAAACAGGGTGGACAAGCTGCCATGAACGCGTTGATCGCGCTGGGCGTTGATCTGGCCAATCAAGCATACAGCAATAGCAGAATCGCAATGCGACTCCGGCTGGTCCGAGCTGCCGAAGTCGCCTATACGGAAACGGGCAACATCAGCACCGATCTCTCGCGTTTACAGCGGACAACCGATGGATTCATGGATTCCATTCATCAACTGCGCAATCAATATAAGGCCGATCTGGTCGCATTGATCGTGGACAATGGGGGCGCCTATTGCGGCATCGCCTATGTCATGGCGAACGGCCCGAGGGCCAGCTTCGCCAATTACGCTTTCAGCGTGACGGATCGTGACTGTGTGGCGAACAACACCCTCACGCACGAATTGGGTCATAACATGGGGAACGCACACGATCGCGCAAGCGGCGGTACCGGCGTCTATCCCTATTCGTACGGCTATCGAGACACCGTCGGGAAATTTCGGACGATCATGGCCTATCCCTGCCCCACGGGGTCCTGCCCACGCGTGAAGTATTTTTCAAACCCAAAGATCAAGATCAATGGTCGGCCGGCTGGGATCGATCATCGGATCAATCCCACGAACTCAGCAGACATTGCGCGGTCTATGAATGAGGTCCGCAATACCATTGCCGCCTGGCGTGCAGGCGGCACAACGTCTGCCACCACCTTTGCTGATCCCTTGAAAAGTTCTCGACCCAACTTGCGGGGAGATTCACTCGATGATGTTGACGAATCGGATGACGATTCAGACGGCGATGCTCTCGATAAGGCTCGCACGGATTCTCAGGGGAAATCGCATGGAACGATTCGCACACCTTTCCCTTGA
- a CDS encoding NAD-dependent epimerase/dehydratase family protein, with translation MKALVTGATGFVGAAVVRALLKTGVEVRVIARPGSDPTNLRSLNIDTVPGDLRDKASLHRALTGCRHLYHVAAHYALWAKDPSIFYDINVVGTRNLLEAAREVGVERTVYCSTIGAIGLPPGGGLGTEETPVSLEQMAGHYKRSKYLAEQEVHKLAKEGLPVVIVNPSAPVGERDVKPTPTGQIIVDFMKGRMPAYIETGMNIIDVDDVATGHLLAMEKGRQGERYILGAKNLLLREVFEILSTLTGVKAPALKLPRGAVLPLAYLNHWFANLSGIPPRIPLEGVKMAKYKMHYDCSKAIRELGLPQHPPEVALEKAVRWFKTHGYA, from the coding sequence ATGAAAGCCCTCGTCACCGGAGCAACAGGGTTTGTCGGGGCCGCCGTGGTTCGTGCCCTGCTCAAGACCGGGGTGGAAGTGCGTGTTATTGCCCGCCCAGGAAGTGATCCAACCAATCTCCGGTCGTTGAACATCGATACCGTCCCCGGCGATCTCCGTGATAAAGCCTCGCTCCACCGGGCCCTCACCGGTTGCCGCCACCTCTACCATGTTGCCGCACACTACGCGCTGTGGGCCAAAGATCCATCGATCTTCTATGACATTAACGTGGTCGGCACCAGAAATCTGTTGGAAGCGGCGCGTGAAGTGGGAGTCGAGCGCACGGTCTATTGCAGCACTATCGGTGCGATCGGCTTGCCGCCTGGTGGAGGACTCGGAACGGAGGAGACACCGGTATCACTCGAACAAATGGCTGGCCACTATAAACGCTCGAAGTACCTGGCTGAGCAGGAGGTGCACAAGCTGGCAAAGGAGGGGTTGCCCGTCGTCATCGTCAATCCCAGCGCCCCGGTCGGCGAGCGCGACGTGAAGCCGACACCGACCGGCCAGATCATCGTAGATTTCATGAAAGGTCGGATGCCGGCCTACATTGAAACCGGCATGAACATCATCGACGTCGACGATGTCGCCACCGGCCACTTGCTTGCAATGGAGAAAGGCCGCCAGGGTGAACGGTATATCCTTGGCGCTAAGAACCTGTTACTGCGTGAGGTATTTGAGATTCTCAGCACATTAACCGGCGTCAAAGCTCCGGCCCTAAAATTACCGAGAGGCGCGGTGCTCCCGCTCGCCTATCTCAATCACTGGTTTGCCAACCTGTCCGGCATACCACCGCGCATTCCGCTGGAAGGGGTAAAGATGGCCAAGTACAAGATGCACTACGATTGCAGCAAGGCGATCCGAGAACTGGGCCTGCCGCAACATCCCCCCGAAGTGGCGCTGGAGAAGGCGGTGCGATGGTTCAAGACTCACGGGTACGCATAA
- a CDS encoding PEP-CTERM sorting domain-containing protein has translation MALTKEEIMHMKRTGIRRLVAVGLVIISVMSFGARESAQAIPVTVQFAGAVFNANSPLNTTVLPGTLISGSYTFESTTPDQFIIGDPLNVIGSYALSNFSVSFLGRTYSMATHSRPNEIRIEDNNFADAYRVLLIPSGLEQAIIGPSINGLIPTSFQFNIFGNMFTSAALPLVPPPLPGNPTFNITFTGGGIVAGIQGRLTSLTAVPEPSSLMLMEIGLLGLIGYEMRRRLTANLRSKERLPRL, from the coding sequence GTGGCTCTGACAAAGGAGGAGATCATGCACATGAAGCGGACGGGGATTCGGCGGCTGGTAGCGGTAGGGCTTGTCATAATCTCGGTCATGTCGTTTGGGGCAAGGGAATCGGCCCAAGCCATACCAGTGACGGTTCAATTTGCGGGAGCCGTCTTTAATGCAAATTCTCCGTTGAATACTACAGTTCTTCCCGGCACTCTTATCAGCGGATCCTATACGTTCGAATCCACAACGCCTGATCAGTTCATCATAGGCGATCCGTTAAATGTCATCGGGAGTTATGCCCTCAGTAACTTTTCAGTCAGTTTTCTCGGCCGAACCTATTCAATGGCCACCCATTCAAGGCCAAATGAGATCCGAATTGAGGATAATAATTTTGCTGATGCCTATCGAGTGCTTCTCATCCCATCGGGGCTTGAGCAGGCTATTATTGGCCCTTCAATAAACGGCCTGATACCAACTTCTTTTCAATTCAATATTTTTGGAAATATGTTCACGAGCGCGGCCCTTCCCCTTGTGCCTCCTCCACTGCCAGGTAATCCCACATTCAACATCACTTTTACGGGAGGGGGAATTGTTGCTGGGATTCAGGGCAGGCTTACTTCCTTGACGGCTGTACCGGAGCCGAGCTCGCTGATGTTGATGGAGATCGGGCTGCTCGGATTAATTGGCTATGAGATGAGACGTCGCCTGACAGCAAATCTTCGGTCAAAAGAGCGTCTGCCCAGGCTTTGA
- a CDS encoding phage holin family protein yields the protein MPGIRFSRAVHESPFHGGIRHALMRVFITGVAVFLAIAMVPGLEANSLTAGVAAVLVLTFLNVILRPVLFLLTLPLILFTLGLFLVVLNALLLEFTAFLVKGFTVSGFWSAVGGALVISLVTTVLNSWTVDRQVHLDVHEEQRRPPKIINPD from the coding sequence ATGCCTGGCATTCGTTTTTCTCGCGCGGTTCACGAATCTCCATTCCACGGCGGTATCCGCCATGCGCTTATGCGCGTGTTCATCACCGGTGTAGCCGTGTTCCTGGCGATTGCAATGGTCCCGGGGCTGGAAGCGAACAGCCTCACAGCCGGTGTAGCGGCGGTCTTAGTCTTGACGTTCTTGAACGTGATCCTTCGTCCAGTGCTCTTTCTTCTCACCTTGCCATTGATCCTCTTTACCCTTGGACTCTTTCTCGTGGTTTTGAATGCACTGTTATTGGAATTCACGGCGTTTCTCGTGAAAGGGTTCACGGTCTCCGGATTCTGGTCGGCCGTCGGGGGTGCCTTGGTCATCAGTCTGGTGACGACCGTCCTCAACAGCTGGACCGTCGACCGCCAAGTCCATCTTGACGTCCACGAGGAACAGCGCCGTCCTCCCAAGATTATCAATCCTGATTGA
- a CDS encoding S-adenosylmethionine decarboxylase — protein MSSSPSSDSTILPSNAPGATARPVQDMVGNGKAWGLCTAVDLHDCNPDLIRDAESIKRYVVELCELIGMKRFGECQVVNFGEGRVAGYSMVQLISTSLISGHFANDTNYAYLDIFSCKGYDPAVVESFSKEFFGARRSVATATLRY, from the coding sequence ATGAGCAGCTCGCCGAGTTCTGACTCCACAATCTTACCATCCAACGCCCCTGGAGCTACGGCCCGACCCGTTCAGGACATGGTGGGCAACGGCAAGGCATGGGGACTCTGTACCGCAGTCGACCTCCACGATTGCAATCCCGATCTTATCCGTGATGCCGAATCTATCAAACGTTATGTCGTTGAGTTGTGCGAACTCATCGGCATGAAGCGTTTCGGTGAGTGTCAGGTTGTGAATTTCGGCGAAGGTCGTGTCGCCGGTTATTCCATGGTGCAGTTGATTTCCACCTCGTTGATCAGCGGGCATTTTGCGAACGATACGAATTACGCCTATCTCGACATTTTCAGCTGCAAAGGCTATGATCCGGCGGTCGTTGAGTCCTTTTCGAAGGAGTTCTTCGGCGCCCGGCGTAGTGTTGCAACAGCCACTCTCCGGTACTAA
- a CDS encoding DUF1499 domain-containing protein — MSERTLSPCPDSPNCVSTQATDEGHAITPFRYKKPRAEAKEALKAVINSLSRTKLIEEDESYLHYEFTSLLLRFVDDVEFLFDDDTKTVHFRSASRTGYSDLGVNRRRMEDLRALVGRKL; from the coding sequence ATGAGTGAACGGACCCTTTCTCCCTGTCCTGACAGCCCCAACTGTGTGTCGACCCAGGCGACTGACGAAGGTCATGCGATCACGCCCTTTCGCTACAAAAAGCCGCGGGCTGAGGCGAAGGAGGCGTTGAAGGCCGTGATCAATTCACTCTCTCGGACCAAACTCATTGAGGAAGACGAGTCCTACCTTCATTATGAGTTCACTTCCCTGCTGCTCCGATTCGTCGACGATGTCGAATTTCTCTTCGACGACGACACGAAGACCGTCCACTTCCGCTCCGCTTCCCGCACGGGCTACAGCGACCTTGGTGTCAATCGCCGGCGAATGGAGGACCTGCGGGCTCTCGTAGGCAGGAAACTCTAG